CCTGGTTCTCCTGGCTACCATCGCGGAAGCGGAAGGACACGGCGTTTGCTTCAGCATCTTCGCCACCGGCGATGAGTACAAACGGAATCTTGTCCTTAGACGCGTTACGAATCTTCTTCGGGAAGCGATCCGAGGAGTCATCGAGTTCCACACGAACACCCTGAGCCTTGAGCTTGGCAACGACCTCGGAAAGGTAGTCGTTGAAAGCTTCAGCCACAGGAATAGCGCGAACCTGAACCGGCGACAACCATGCTGGGAAGGCACCAGCGTAGTGCTCGGTCAGCACGCCGAGGAAGCGTTCGATCGAGCCGAACTTTGCAGCGTGAATCATCACTGGCTCTTGACGGCTTCCGTCAGCAGCCTGGTACTCCAGACCGAAGCGTGCTGGCTGGTTGAAGTCGTACTGCACGGTGCCCATCTGCCATGTACGGCCGATGGCATCCTTGGCCTGGACGGAGATCTTTGGACCGTAGAAGGCAGCTCCACCTGGGTCTGCAACAAGTTCCACACCGGTTTCGGTGGCAACACGTTCCAGTACGGCGGTAGCCTCTTCCCACTGCTCGTCGGAGCCGATGAACTTATCGGACTCTGGGTCACGGGTGGACAGCTCCAGGTAGAAGTCATCCATGCCGAAGTCCTTGAGCAAGGAGAGCATGAAGTTCAGCAGGTGCTCAACTTCTGCAGGTGCCTGTTCCTTGGTCACGTAGGAGTGCGAGTCATCCTGAGCAAAACCACGCACGCGGGTTAGGCCATGGACCACACCGGACTTCTCGTAACGGTAGACGTGTCCGAATTCGAACAGGCGCAATGGCAGTTCGCGGTAGGAACGACCACGGCCACGGAAGATCAGGTTGTGCATCGGGCAGTTCATTGCCTTCAGGCGGTATTCCTGGCCCTGCTTGGTGATGTTGCCGTCTTCGTCGCGCTCTTCATCAATGTGCAGCGGCGGGAACATGGTGTCCGCGTAATACGGCAGGTGGCCCGAGGTGTGGAACAGCCCATCCTTGGAGATGTGTGGGGTGCCCACGTACTGGAAGCCTTCTTCCACGTGGCGATCGCGCACGTAGTCTTCCATCTCACGCTTGATGATGCCGCCCTTAGGGTGGAACACCGGCAGGCCCGAGCCCAGTTCATCTGGGAAGGAGAACAGGTCCAGTTCGGCGCCGAGCTTGCGGTGGTCGCGGCGTTCAGCCTCGGCCAGGCGCTCCTGGTAGGCCTTGAGGTCTTCCTTGGTCGGCCATGCGGTGCCGTAGATACGCTGCAGCTGCTTGTTCTTCTCGCTACCCAGCCAGTAGGCGGCGGCCGAACGGGTCAGTGCAAAAGCGTTCTTGATCAGCTTGGTGTTGGGCAGGTGCGGGCCACGGCACAAATCCTTCCACACGATGTCGCCGGACTTGCGGTCCACGTTGTCGTAAATGGTGGTTTCGCCGGCAGCAACCTCTACGGTCACGCCTTCGCCCGAGGTGTCAGCCGAATCAGCCTTGGCCAACAGTTCGCACTTGTATGGCTCGTTGGCCATTTCTGCCTTGGCTTCTTCTGGAGAAACTTCGCGGCGCGCAAAGAGCTGGTTCTGGTTGACGATCTTGAGCATCATCTTTTCCAGCTGCTTAAGATCTTCTGGAGTGAACGGCTCAGCGACGTCGAAGTCGAAGTAGAAACCGTCGGTGATGTATGGACCGATGCCCAGCTTGGCGTCCGGACGCAGCTGCTGCACAGCTTGAGCCATCACGTGGGCAGTCGAGTGACGCAGCACCTCCAACCCTTCAGGGTCGGTGATGGTGACGCGGGTGACGGTGGTTCCGGCTTCTAGTTCACGGGCCAGGTCGCGCAATACGCCGTCGACGTGCATAACAACCACGTCTTTCTGATCGGCGTAGAACTGCAGACCGGTTGTTCCCGCGTCCACCTGTACCTGCTCGCCATCGATGGTGAGGTTCAGCTGCTCGCTCATGAGATCGGGTTCTACCTTTCAATCTGGGATGGCTTCATAGCTTGTGGCATACCTTGGCCACAGCCAGCCAGAATCCAGTTTAGTTCAGGTGCTGGCCCCAGCGCGCGTTCACTTCGGGTTTTGTGGCGAGCGATCGTCTTGATGTGACTCGTTCAACAGTGATTCAGCATTCAGCAAGGTCATCACGTGCCAGATTTCACGTT
The nucleotide sequence above comes from Glutamicibacter sp. B1. Encoded proteins:
- the thrS gene encoding threonine--tRNA ligase, which encodes MSEQLNLTIDGEQVQVDAGTTGLQFYADQKDVVVMHVDGVLRDLARELEAGTTVTRVTITDPEGLEVLRHSTAHVMAQAVQQLRPDAKLGIGPYITDGFYFDFDVAEPFTPEDLKQLEKMMLKIVNQNQLFARREVSPEEAKAEMANEPYKCELLAKADSADTSGEGVTVEVAAGETTIYDNVDRKSGDIVWKDLCRGPHLPNTKLIKNAFALTRSAAAYWLGSEKNKQLQRIYGTAWPTKEDLKAYQERLAEAERRDHRKLGAELDLFSFPDELGSGLPVFHPKGGIIKREMEDYVRDRHVEEGFQYVGTPHISKDGLFHTSGHLPYYADTMFPPLHIDEERDEDGNITKQGQEYRLKAMNCPMHNLIFRGRGRSYRELPLRLFEFGHVYRYEKSGVVHGLTRVRGFAQDDSHSYVTKEQAPAEVEHLLNFMLSLLKDFGMDDFYLELSTRDPESDKFIGSDEQWEEATAVLERVATETGVELVADPGGAAFYGPKISVQAKDAIGRTWQMGTVQYDFNQPARFGLEYQAADGSRQEPVMIHAAKFGSIERFLGVLTEHYAGAFPAWLSPVQVRAIPVAEAFNDYLSEVVAKLKAQGVRVELDDSSDRFPKKIRNASKDKIPFVLIAGGEDAEANAVSFRFRDGSQENQVPIDDAVARIVEAIKSRDNNN